The following proteins are encoded in a genomic region of Planctomycetota bacterium:
- a CDS encoding HEAT repeat domain-containing protein, whose protein sequence is MTDWRRTTQFSLWLGALPAACLMGISAAFGGEWPSDDEAEGFVALVHRALPDFEIAETARNTIPRHWFTYEPVAFLVEAKRGTASASFWFLPRPWVGIMRYRAAFDEYWDCVLVGKGCRVIAEATFPKLGETLWKLDLTRPSLRGENWWSASQVYGPRTREADEIAQRLVAEHCPDIRQRAGATVSLWRLGVPAVSVFRKGLDDPWAGAREVSIWALGALGDRQAVPRLCTIVKDPAIRSDLRESAAGALRDIGDPHAAPALLEALQLPRQSQRSWILVDALGRFRHAPAAATLLEILRSSCDARCRAKAAQALAALRCQEAVPVLVKLLEENVDRSLRRSLLRLTATWGEPTKEARLLLEPPTDAVVGKPMPMVLYVENVSDGPLHFLPFLTGTLVVDGERKENRTLFSVWTGRATMGVNEAWEREYDLSRDVTQAGTHTVRWETRGAASNETRFTVKAP, encoded by the coding sequence ATGACGGACTGGCGACGCACCACACAGTTTTCCTTGTGGCTCGGCGCCTTGCCCGCCGCATGCTTGATGGGCATCTCTGCCGCGTTCGGGGGCGAGTGGCCCAGCGACGACGAAGCTGAGGGTTTCGTGGCCCTGGTGCATCGGGCGCTGCCCGACTTCGAGATCGCCGAGACCGCTCGGAACACGATTCCGCGCCATTGGTTCACCTATGAGCCGGTCGCCTTCCTTGTCGAGGCGAAGCGTGGGACTGCCAGTGCTTCGTTCTGGTTCCTCCCGCGCCCGTGGGTCGGGATCATGAGGTACCGAGCCGCCTTCGATGAGTACTGGGACTGCGTGCTGGTGGGCAAGGGGTGCCGCGTCATTGCCGAGGCCACGTTCCCCAAGCTGGGCGAGACCCTGTGGAAACTCGATCTCACCCGGCCGAGCCTGCGGGGCGAGAACTGGTGGAGCGCGAGTCAAGTCTACGGCCCGCGCACGCGGGAGGCCGATGAGATCGCGCAACGCCTCGTGGCGGAGCACTGTCCAGATATCCGGCAGCGCGCAGGCGCAACCGTCTCGCTCTGGCGCCTCGGCGTGCCGGCCGTGTCAGTCTTTCGCAAGGGCCTGGATGACCCGTGGGCTGGCGCCCGTGAGGTCAGCATCTGGGCGCTGGGCGCGCTGGGCGACCGACAGGCTGTGCCGCGGCTCTGCACGATCGTCAAGGACCCTGCCATTCGCAGCGATCTGCGCGAGAGCGCGGCAGGCGCGTTGCGGGATATCGGCGACCCCCACGCCGCGCCGGCCCTGCTGGAGGCACTCCAGCTCCCGAGACAGAGCCAGCGGAGCTGGATCCTCGTTGACGCCCTGGGGCGCTTCCGCCACGCCCCCGCCGCGGCGACCCTGCTGGAGATCCTCCGTAGCTCGTGTGACGCTAGGTGCAGGGCGAAGGCGGCTCAAGCCCTGGCGGCCCTCCGCTGCCAGGAGGCCGTGCCGGTCCTGGTGAAGCTCCTGGAGGAGAACGTGGACCGCAGCCTGCGGCGGTCGCTGCTTCGGCTCACGGCGACCTGGGGAGAGCCCACGAAAGAGGCCCGCCTGCTCCTCGAACCGCCCACGGACGCGGTCGTGGGCAAGCCCATGCCCATGGTGCTCTACGTGGAGAACGTGAGCGATGGCCCGCTCCACTTCCTTCCGTTCCTCACGGGGACGCTGGTGGTAGACGGCGAGCGGAAGGAGAACCGCACGCTGTTCTCAGTGTGGACGGGCCGCGCAACGATGGGGGTGAACGAAGCGTGGGAACGAGAATACGACCTCTCGCGCGACGTCACGCAAGCAGGCACGCATACCGTGCGGTGGGAGACCCGCGGCGCCGCGTCCAATGAGACCCGCTTCACCGTCAAGGCGCCGTAA
- a CDS encoding GDSL-type esterase/lipase family protein, producing MKCILLLAACAVVLGAGGCSRWQASAGGRGAIRLLGRWDASGAPTRLVTVNPGSSFEFRYEGTTCVLHFDRSGNKPPLPQLWVQFDGEWSKQVVDRDQVVLGEGAEAGRHQVWVIVKALDEHQARWKPPLVAALTLAGVEVPEGRLLPAPRRRKLLFEAIGDSITEGVLAVRAGKLEEWTEIADARATWAFQTALALGAEPRIIGFGAQGVTKGGNGGVPPAPLAYPFVYDGVPAHEVPADIVAINHGCNDGGVPNIENGYRNLIKLARQRNPEAAIFCLVPFAQVHERSIRFAVEGVHNEGDAKVYLVETKGWIDPKADTTDGVHPNAQGHEKAAKLLTEAIRRTLRR from the coding sequence TTGAAGTGCATCCTTCTTCTGGCGGCGTGCGCGGTTGTGCTGGGTGCGGGCGGGTGCTCGCGGTGGCAGGCTTCCGCGGGCGGGCGCGGGGCGATTCGGCTGCTGGGGCGATGGGACGCGTCGGGCGCGCCCACCCGCCTGGTGACGGTGAACCCCGGTTCGTCGTTCGAGTTCCGCTACGAGGGCACGACGTGCGTGCTGCACTTCGACCGCTCGGGGAACAAGCCGCCGCTGCCGCAGCTTTGGGTGCAGTTCGACGGCGAATGGTCGAAGCAGGTGGTGGATCGCGACCAGGTCGTGCTCGGCGAGGGGGCGGAGGCGGGCCGGCACCAGGTGTGGGTGATCGTGAAGGCGCTCGACGAGCATCAGGCGCGCTGGAAGCCGCCGCTCGTGGCCGCGCTCACCCTTGCGGGGGTTGAGGTGCCCGAGGGGCGACTGCTGCCGGCGCCGCGCCGCCGCAAGCTGCTCTTCGAGGCCATCGGCGACTCGATCACCGAGGGTGTGCTGGCCGTGCGCGCGGGGAAGCTGGAGGAGTGGACGGAGATTGCGGATGCCCGGGCGACCTGGGCGTTCCAGACGGCGCTCGCCCTTGGCGCGGAGCCGCGCATCATCGGGTTCGGCGCCCAGGGCGTCACCAAGGGCGGCAACGGCGGCGTGCCCCCTGCGCCGCTGGCGTATCCTTTCGTCTACGACGGCGTGCCGGCCCACGAGGTGCCCGCCGATATCGTGGCCATCAACCACGGCTGCAACGACGGCGGCGTGCCGAACATCGAGAACGGCTACCGCAACCTCATCAAGCTGGCCCGCCAGCGCAACCCCGAGGCGGCGATCTTCTGCCTCGTGCCGTTCGCCCAGGTGCACGAGCGCTCCATTCGCTTCGCGGTCGAGGGCGTGCACAACGAAGGGGATGCCAAGGTCTACCTCGTCGAGACCAAGGGCTGGATTGACCCGAAGGCCGACACGACCGATGGCGTACACCCCAACGCCCAGGGCCACGAGAAGGCGGCGAAGCTGCTCACCGAGGCCATCCGCCGTACCCTGCGGCGGTGA
- a CDS encoding DUF2284 domain-containing protein, whose amino-acid sequence MKRTRAKTAALAGPRTPNTQHPTPLDGFLRRAVELGAKEAKLVPTSQVFTGEWVRLKCQYGCGAYASSRNCPPYSPTPERTRRILDEFKTAILVHGDRTADIRKIVVALEREVFLAGYYKAFAYACGPCRLCKTCNLEGACRHEDDARPAMEACGIDVFATARAAGFPIAVVASRDCEQNYYGLVLVE is encoded by the coding sequence ATGAAACGAACAAGGGCCAAGACAGCGGCACTCGCCGGTCCCCGAACACCCAACACCCAACACCCGACACCGCTTGACGGCTTCCTCCGCCGCGCCGTCGAGCTGGGCGCGAAGGAGGCGAAGCTGGTGCCCACCAGCCAGGTGTTCACGGGCGAATGGGTGCGGCTGAAGTGCCAGTACGGCTGCGGGGCCTATGCGAGCAGCCGCAACTGCCCGCCCTACTCGCCCACGCCCGAACGCACGCGCAGAATCCTCGATGAGTTCAAGACCGCCATCCTCGTCCACGGCGACCGGACGGCGGACATCCGCAAGATCGTCGTGGCGTTGGAGCGCGAGGTGTTCCTGGCCGGCTACTACAAGGCGTTCGCCTACGCCTGCGGCCCGTGCCGCCTGTGCAAGACCTGCAACCTCGAGGGCGCCTGCCGCCACGAGGACGATGCCCGCCCCGCGATGGAGGCCTGCGGCATAGACGTCTTCGCCACCGCCCGCGCCGCCGGCTTCCCCATCGCCGTCGTCGCCTCCCGCGACTGCGAACAGAACTACTACGGCTTGGTGCTGGTGGAGTGA
- the rhaM gene encoding L-rhamnose mutarotase, with product MIRQAFVMSVNPGQEAEYERRHRPIWPELEATLKAHGVHNYSIFLHPETRQLFAYAEVESEAQWAAIAQTPECRRWWAHMKDVMPANPDDSPVSQPLKEVFHID from the coding sequence ATGATCCGCCAAGCCTTCGTGATGTCGGTGAATCCCGGCCAGGAGGCCGAGTATGAGCGACGGCACCGGCCCATCTGGCCCGAGCTGGAAGCCACGCTCAAGGCCCACGGCGTCCACAACTACTCGATCTTCCTGCACCCCGAGACCCGCCAGCTCTTCGCCTACGCCGAGGTCGAGAGCGAGGCGCAATGGGCCGCCATCGCCCAGACGCCCGAATGCAGGAGATGGTGGGCGCACATGAAGGACGTGATGCCCGCCAATCCTGACGATAGCCCCGTCTCCCAGCCGCTCAAGGAGGTGTTCCACATTGACTGA
- a CDS encoding CopG family transcriptional regulator gives MATKRRYTNEPIGLEVIPDFLPPPEKLVRREETVKVTLVLDKFRVEFFKRHARRSHVPCQRVIRRVLDLYAARHR, from the coding sequence ATGGCCACGAAACGCCGCTACACGAATGAGCCTATCGGGTTGGAGGTCATCCCCGACTTCCTGCCTCCGCCTGAGAAGCTCGTCCGGCGGGAGGAGACGGTGAAGGTCACGCTGGTCCTCGACAAGTTCCGCGTGGAGTTCTTTAAGCGCCACGCCCGCAGGAGCCACGTGCCCTGTCAGCGCGTCATCCGCCGCGTGCTCGACCTCTATGCCGCCCGCCATCGGTGA